A DNA window from Choristoneura fumiferana chromosome 24, NRCan_CFum_1, whole genome shotgun sequence contains the following coding sequences:
- the Sf3b5 gene encoding splicing factor 3b subunit 5 produces MGERYNIHSQLEHLQSKYIGTGHADTTKYEWLTNQHRDSCCSYMGHPDLLSYFAIVENESKARVKFNLMEKMLQPCGPPPEKPED; encoded by the coding sequence ATGGGAGAAAGATATAATATTCACAGTCAGTTAGAGCATCTACAGAGCAAGTACATCGGTACAGGACACGCTGATACCACAAAGTACGAGTGGTTAACAAACCAACACAGAGATTCATGCTGCAGTTACATGGGACACCCAGATCTGCTAAGTTACTTTGCTATCGTAGAAAATGAGTCCAAAGCTCGCGTGAAGTTCAATCTAATGGAGAAAATGCTGCAGCCGTGCGGCCCGCCTCCAGAGAAGCCTGAAGATTAA
- the LOC141441703 gene encoding exosome complex component MTR3-like isoform X1, producing the protein MPLDYRRFNGPEDSVSYKRFTKNYLKTYDELYKELVNESGLRQDGRALDEARSMCMFFARTDMVSQAKGSAYIELKKTKVVCSVFDPREIPHQNEFSQLGQLYCEVKYAPFSCPRQRRPHAPDQEERALSVALRQALEPAVCRHLFPNYQVDIFIYILEHDGACLAAAINAAGLALADAAVPMYDLITACSLAVIGEKIFVDPTEAEEHLAVISPQSNVNHGIVTMSALSELKQISDFTQTGSMDVECITKAMEVLQKECEQIVPNIQKVLVANIVKSYKQRKVLEEEAKEREVALNEKMNEWKSLLNAG; encoded by the exons ATGCCTCTCGATTATCGAAGATTTAACGGTCCAGAAGACAGTGTATCATACAAACGTTTcacaaaaaactatttgaaAACTTATGACGAACTTTACAAAGAGTTAGTCAATGAAAGCGGCTTACGGCAAGATGGGCGGGCGTTAGATGAAGCCCGAAGCATGTGTATGTTTT TTGCTCGGACGGATATGGTATCGCAAGCTAAAGGATCAGCTTATATAGAATTGAAGAAAACTAAAGTTGTATGTTCTGTTTTTGATCCTAGAGAAATACCTCACCAGAATGAATTCAG CCAACTTGGGCAGTTGTATTGTGAAGTGAAGTATGCACCTTTTTCGTGCCCCCGGCAGCGTCGGCCTCACGCGCCTGACCAAGAAGAAAGAGCTTTGTCTGTGGCCTTGAGACAAGCCCTAGAGCCTGCAGTCTGCAGACACCTGTTTCCCAATTACCAG gTTGACATTTTTATCTACATTCTTGAACATGATGGAGCATGTCTTGCGGCTGCCATAAACGCTGCAGGCCTGGCATTGGCTGATGCCGCAGTACCAATGTATGATCTCATCACAGCCTGCTCCCTTGCAGTTATAGGAGAAAAGATATTCGTAGATCCAACTGAAGCAGAAGAGCATTTAGCAGTCATAAGCCCACAGTCAAATGTCAATCATGGTATTGTGACAATGTCAGCGCTATCAGAATTAAAACAGATATCTGACTTCACACAAACAGGGTCAATGGATGTTGAGTGCATCACAAAAGCAATGGAAGTGCTACAGAAAGAATGTGAACAAATTGTTCCGAATATTCAAAAGGTTCTCGTTGCAAATATTGTGAAAAGCTACAAGCAACGCAAAGTGTTGGAGGAAGAGGCTAAGGAACGGGAAGTGGCTTTGAATGAAAAGATGAATGAATGGAAATCATTATTAAATGCTGGATGA
- the JMJD7 gene encoding jumonji domain containing 7, whose translation MDSATKSAELKQSEEELRKQAKRIIRKKQGDQKRPTHLFMHEKCLTEIPKPKNETHVIYAYYHNNYLSKIENLEGLHNLTHLHLQWNNITKIQGLENMHKLKKLYLSNNKISVVENLENMKYLEELHIEKQNVNSSDSLCFDPRTVIAIGASLRILNVSENKLTDVAWAKPLRRLEVLIAKKNKLEDFTDVADDLCTLVSLVDINFLGNPMAKKHRYKETLIARCAQLRVLDTIVLHSMSKTFLRSFDKAVRLRQMHEKNKISMTRQGADEFFELNMLPGPRAQSAAAISEFSNQKPRVSAIDSTYTFMPRAFWHTRTLPSPRGEAPPEKIPDKKVTVAVTPNGLADGITVNEKGIEHFVMPYEMEMTMAEFLDCLENKRENFIPYIQKQNSNLTEDFPELVCDVEPEIPFASEAFNKSPDAVNFWMGDERAVTSMHKDPYENIYCVLDGVKEFILIPPTDLPFVPYHRYPQAEFKRDGDQWKIGPLTLEKDSANCLKESENEDEKEGKMVNEDTPKECPEGSFKEDSDVGLPWICVDPKQPDYNKYPLFRKAHRYHVKLWKGDCLYLPSLWFHHVTQSHGCIAVNYWYDMDFDIKYCYFKMLEKMCKI comes from the exons ATGGATAGTGCCACTAAGTCAGCAGAGTTAAAACAAAGCGAAGAAGAATTGCGTAAGCAAGCTAAAAGAATCATAAGAAAGAAACAAGGCGATCAAAAAAGACCGACGCATTTATTTATGCACGAAAAATGCCTTACTGAAATA CCCAAACCGAAAAATGAAACCCATGTTATTTACGCTTACTATCATAACAACTACTTATCGAAGATTGAAAACCTTGAGGGACTCCACAATTTAACACACTTACACCTTCAATGGAACAACATCACAAAAATCCAGGGACTTGAAAACATGCACAAATTAAAGAAGTTATATTTGAGTAACAATAAGATCAGCGTTGTTGAGAACTTggaaaatatgaaatatttagAAGAGCTTCATATTGagaaacaaaatgtaaacagCTCTGACAGTTTGTGTTTTGATCCTAGAACAGTGATTGCCATAgga GCATCTTTAAGAATTTTAAACgtttctgaaaataaattaacggATGTCGCTTGGGCCAAACCCCTCCGACGATTGGAAGTATTGatagcaaagaaaaataaattagaggATTTCACG gacGTCGCTGACGATCTGTGTACTTTGGTTTCGCTGGTAGACATAAACTTTTTAGGAAATCCAATGGCTAAGAAACATCGCTATAAGGAGACCCTTATCGCAAGATGTGCACAATTAC gcGTACTGGATACCATAGTACTCCACTCGATGTCCAAAACTTTCCTCAGAAGTTTCGACAAAGCCGTACGTCTACGACAGATGCAcgagaaaaacaaaattagtaTGACGCGGCAAGGGGCTGATGAGTTTTTCGAACTCAATATGTTGCCAGGACCACGCGCGCAAAGTGCTGCTGCTATTTCGGAATTTTCGAATCAGAAACCTAGAG tgTCGGCTATAGATTCCACTTATACTTTCATGCCACGCGCCTTCTGGCATACTAGAACACTACCTTCACCCCGCGGTGAGGCGCCTCC AGAAAAAATACCAGACAAAAAGGTGACCGTAGCAGTCACACCCAATGGCCTGGCAGACGGTATCACAGTGAACGAAAAAGGAATTGAACACTTTGTTATGCCTTATGAAATGGAGATGACTATGGCTGAATTCCTAGATTGTTTGGAGAATAAAAG AGAGAACTTCATTCCATACATTCAGaagcaaaattcaaatttgacaGAGGACTTTCCAGAGTTGGTGTGTGATGTGGAGCCGGAGATACCTTTTGCCAGTGAAGCCTTCAACAAGTCACCCGATGCTGTCAACTTTTGGATGGGGGACGAGAGAGCAGTTACTTCAA tgcACAAAGACCCTTACGAAAATATTTACTGTGTGCTAGACGGAGTCAAAGAATTCATCTTAATCCCTCCCACGGATTTGCCCTTTGTACCCTACCACCGTTATCCACAAGCAGAGTTTAAGAGAGACGGTGACCAGTGGAAGATAGGGCCTTTAACATTAGAAAAAGATAGTGCAAATTGTCTGAAGGAAAGTGAGAATGAAGATGAGAAGGAAGGGAAAATGGTGAATGAAGATACACCAAAAGAATGTCCAGAAGGTAGTTTTAAAGAAGATTCGGATGTTGGTTTACCCTGGATCTGTGTTG ACCCCAAGCAACCTGACTACAACAAGTACCCTCTATTCAGGAAAGCCCACAGATACCATGTCAAGTTATGGAAGGGCGATTGTCTATACCTACCGAGTCTGTGGTTCCACCACGTCACCCAAAGCCACGGTTGCATCGCTGTCAACTACTGGTATGATATGGACTTTGACATAAAATACTGTTACTTTAAAATGTTAGAAAAAATGTGTAAGATTTAA
- the LOC141441703 gene encoding exosome complex component MTR3-like isoform X2: MPLDYRRFNGPEDSVSYKRFTKNYLKTYDELYKELVNESGLRQDGRALDEARSMFARTDMVSQAKGSAYIELKKTKVVCSVFDPREIPHQNEFSQLGQLYCEVKYAPFSCPRQRRPHAPDQEERALSVALRQALEPAVCRHLFPNYQVDIFIYILEHDGACLAAAINAAGLALADAAVPMYDLITACSLAVIGEKIFVDPTEAEEHLAVISPQSNVNHGIVTMSALSELKQISDFTQTGSMDVECITKAMEVLQKECEQIVPNIQKVLVANIVKSYKQRKVLEEEAKEREVALNEKMNEWKSLLNAG; encoded by the exons ATGCCTCTCGATTATCGAAGATTTAACGGTCCAGAAGACAGTGTATCATACAAACGTTTcacaaaaaactatttgaaAACTTATGACGAACTTTACAAAGAGTTAGTCAATGAAAGCGGCTTACGGCAAGATGGGCGGGCGTTAGATGAAGCCCGAAGCATGT TTGCTCGGACGGATATGGTATCGCAAGCTAAAGGATCAGCTTATATAGAATTGAAGAAAACTAAAGTTGTATGTTCTGTTTTTGATCCTAGAGAAATACCTCACCAGAATGAATTCAG CCAACTTGGGCAGTTGTATTGTGAAGTGAAGTATGCACCTTTTTCGTGCCCCCGGCAGCGTCGGCCTCACGCGCCTGACCAAGAAGAAAGAGCTTTGTCTGTGGCCTTGAGACAAGCCCTAGAGCCTGCAGTCTGCAGACACCTGTTTCCCAATTACCAG gTTGACATTTTTATCTACATTCTTGAACATGATGGAGCATGTCTTGCGGCTGCCATAAACGCTGCAGGCCTGGCATTGGCTGATGCCGCAGTACCAATGTATGATCTCATCACAGCCTGCTCCCTTGCAGTTATAGGAGAAAAGATATTCGTAGATCCAACTGAAGCAGAAGAGCATTTAGCAGTCATAAGCCCACAGTCAAATGTCAATCATGGTATTGTGACAATGTCAGCGCTATCAGAATTAAAACAGATATCTGACTTCACACAAACAGGGTCAATGGATGTTGAGTGCATCACAAAAGCAATGGAAGTGCTACAGAAAGAATGTGAACAAATTGTTCCGAATATTCAAAAGGTTCTCGTTGCAAATATTGTGAAAAGCTACAAGCAACGCAAAGTGTTGGAGGAAGAGGCTAAGGAACGGGAAGTGGCTTTGAATGAAAAGATGAATGAATGGAAATCATTATTAAATGCTGGATGA